A window from Dioscorea cayenensis subsp. rotundata cultivar TDr96_F1 chromosome 10, TDr96_F1_v2_PseudoChromosome.rev07_lg8_w22 25.fasta, whole genome shotgun sequence encodes these proteins:
- the LOC120269932 gene encoding CMP-sialic acid transporter 5-like, whose translation MKNGVVECTVCHSNLLSPSAKTISRAYDKRRNRFSSKAQALNFLLVVGDCFLVGLQPILVYMSKVDGGFKFSPISVNFLTEVAKVLFAVIMLIFQGRRQKVGEKPLLSISTFVQAARNNVLLAVPALLYAINNYLKFIMQLYFNPATVKMLSNLKVLVIAVLLKIIMRRRFSIIQWEALALLLIGISVNQLRSLPEGTTAMGLPVTTIAYIYTLIFVTVPSFASVYNEYALKSQFETSIYLQNLFLYGYGAIFNFLGIVGTAIVKGSSSFNILEGHSKATMLLIFNNAAQGILSSFFFKYADTILKKYSSTVATIFTGIASAALFGHTLTMNFMLGISIVFISMHQFFSPIAEVKDETLNETLELMDTQKLRSKDASFINMTAGATEDASHHLGPDERQPLLPT comes from the exons ATGAAAAACGGGGTGGTGGAATGCACTGTGTGCCATTCCAACTTGTTGTCGCCAAGTGCTAAAACAATATCGAGAGCATATGATAAACGTAGGAACCGGTTTTCATCAAAAGCTCAAGCTCTCAATTTTCTTTTGGTTGTTGGTGATTGTTTCTTGGTTGGTCTCCAG CCTATTTTAGTTTATATGTCTAAGGTTGATGGCGGCTTTAAGTTTAGTCCCATTAGTGTGAATTTTTTGACGGAGGTTGCAAAGGTTCTATTTGCCGTCATCATGCTAATATTCCAG GGTAGAAGGCAAAAAGTGGGAGAGAAGCCCCTTCTTTCAATTTCTACATTTGTGCAG GCAGCTAGAAATAATGTGCTCCTTGCAGTTCCTGCTCTTTTATATGCTATAAACAACTATCTCAAGTTTATCATGCAG TTATACTTCAACCCTGCAACTGTGAAAATGTTGAGTAACCTGAAG GTTTTAGTGATTGCTGTTCTGTTGAAGATAATAATGAGAAGGCGCTTCTCTATAATTCAG TGGGAAGCTCTAGCGCTTTTGCTTATTGGAATCAGTGTGAATCAGTTAAGGTCACTGCCCGAGGGTACCACTGCAATGGGTCTACCAGTGACGACAATTGCTTATATATACACATTGATATTT GTGACTGTGCCTTCCTTCGCCTCAGTTTACAATGAATATGCTTTGAAAAGCCAATTTGAGACAAGTATTTACCTCCAG AACTTATTTTTATATGGCTATGGTGCAATATTCAACTTTCTTGGTATTGTTGGAACTGCCATTGTCAAAG GCTCCAGTAGCTTCAACATTCTTGAAGGACATTCGAAAGCAACTATGCTTCTCATATTCAACAATGCAGCACAAGGCATACTTTCCTCATTCTTTTTCAAATATGCAG ACACAATCTTAAAGAAATACTCATCGACAGTGGCGACAATTTTCACCGGCATAGCATCTGCCGCACTGTTTGGACATACCTTAACGATGAACTTTATGCTAGGAATTTCAATAGTTTTCATTTCAATGCATCAG TTTTTCTCTCCAATAGCCGAAGTTAAAGACGAAACACTAAATGAAACATTAGAATTGATGGATACTCAAAAACTCAG ATCAAAGGATGCATCCTTCATAAACATGACTGCTGGTGCGACCGAGGAT GCTAGCCATCATTTAGGACCGGATGAACGGCAACCGCTTCTACCCACCTGA